The Odocoileus virginianus isolate 20LAN1187 ecotype Illinois chromosome 3, Ovbor_1.2, whole genome shotgun sequence genome includes a window with the following:
- the NEUROG1 gene encoding neurogenin-1, with the protein MPATLETCLSDLDCASSSSSSTSDLSGFLTDEEDCARLQQPASASGPPVTVRRGAPGIPGASDTPRAPDDEQERRRRRGRARVRSEALLHSLRRSRRVKANDRERNRMHNLNAALDALRSVLPSFPDDSKLTKIETLRFAYNYIWALAETLRLADQALPGGAARERLLPPQCAPCLPGPPSPASDAESWASGAAASPCAAAASPLSDPSSPAASEDFTYGPGDPLFSFPGLPKDLLHTTPCFIPYH; encoded by the coding sequence ATGCCAGCCACTCTAGAGACCTGCCTCTCGGACCTCGACTGcgctagcagcagcagcagcagcactagcGACCTGTCCGGCTTCCTCACCGACGAGGAGGACTGTGCCAGGCTCCAACAGCCCGCGTCAGCCTCGGGGCCGCCCGTGACGGTCCGCAGGGGCGCACCCGGGATTCCCGGGGCGTCCGACACTCCTCGAGCGCCGGATGATGAGCAGGAGCGGCGGCGGCGCAGAGGCCGCGCCCGGGTGCGCTCCGAGGCGCTGCTGCACTCGCTGCGCAGGAGCCGACGCGTCAAGGCCAACGACCGCGAGCGAAACCGCATGCACAACCTGAACGCAGCGCTGGATGCGCTGCGCAGCGTGCTGCCCTCCTTCCCCGACGACAGCAAGCTCACCAAGATCGAGACGCTGCGCTTCGCCTACAACTACATCTGGGCTCTGGCAGAGACTCTGCGCCTGGCGGACCAGGCGCTGCCCGGGGGCGCTGCCCGCGAGCGCCTCCTGCCGCCACAGTGCGCACCCTGCCTCCCCGGGCCCCCGAGTCCCGCCAGCGACGCTGAGTCCTGGGCCTCCGGTGCCGCCGCCTCCCCCTGCGCCGCTGCCGCCTCGCCACTCTCTGACCCCAGTAGCCCCGCCGCATCCGAAGACTTCACCTATGGCCCCGGCGaccctcttttctccttccccgGCCTGCCCAAAGACTTGCTCCACACGACGCCCTGTTTCATCCCTTACCACTAG